In Pseudorasbora parva isolate DD20220531a chromosome 1, ASM2467924v1, whole genome shotgun sequence, the DNA window TGAtcagtcagaattctgactgtGTGATGGTTATGGTCCTGCATCCTGATAGGATTTTTATGGTACTTTGGCAGATGGCTCACATTTCTTCAGTCACTAATCATTCATCTGTCCCCTGCAGGCTGTCCTTTCCTCACAAAATCAAGAATCAAAACAGCAATGGATGCCATGCCAGAGTATTCCCTGTTTCTTGTGAGGATTTTGGAGGAACTGGATACCAAGTACAGTACAGTTTCGTACCAAGACCTTTGTAAGTCCTTGTGTGCCAGGTTTGACTTGGTCCATTTGGCTAAGCTGAGGAGTCTGCTATTCTACACAGCATGTTTGGATCCAGCTTTCCCCGCAACCTTATTCAAAGACAAGATGAGGTGCTCGGTGGAGGACCAACAGTCTAAGAAGCTCATGGTGGCTGCAGACATTGTCACCATGTTTAATCTCATCCAGATGAATGGAGGAATGGCTAAAGACAAGTTGCCAATGGGTCAGAGACCCCGGTTTCACAAGAACCAATCCTTTGAGTCCTGTCGATCTGACACGGAAGTTTATAAATTCAACGACAATGACAGGGCGTACAACCTCTTGGACACCAGGGGTCATCACATCTCACGTAAGTCACCCTGCCCCAAGTCTGACTGCAACAACTGCCAGCAGTTTATACCAACCTCAGACCCCAACTTCCTCTTGGGAGTCACCAAGGATCTGAAATGTAGGGCAGCATCTCTGGATAAACTACAGCATCTGCCACAGTATGCCAGCGTCAGTCCTCTCCGTGCGAGATGCAGAGCACTTACTTCCCCATGGACATCGACAGCGAATCGACAACAGACCAGGATTCTCTCCATATCAACCCAGGGATCAAGGATGGTTTTGTGTCCAGCGGAGAGCCTTTCACCGTGCACTCATGCGTACAAAAGCGGAATATCTTCAAAGAGGATTTCCACAACCTTGTTGCCTTTTCGCCCCACGTGATCACCAAGGAGTGCAGAGCGAATCCCAAAGCTGGTGGCGATTACCGCCACAGGAGGGAGCTGAACAAGCCTCCCACTTTCTTCAATCACAGTTTTGAGCTGCCGTACAGCAACCCTTACTTTGAACCCGTCAGCTCACCCATCCAGAACAAAGGGCGGGTGAAGCATGAGAGCCTGGACGACTTACAAGCATCCACCTACTTTGGACCTACAACGGTCTCAGAATGTGTGAGCAGCAGAAGGACTTCTAGCAAGCATCGCAAACAGCCAGCCTGGCCTGTAAAAAGCTTGAGTCTCAATACAGAAGAAGGTCCTGACTTGGATAGGTCCTTCTTGAACAGCAAAGTGGCAATGGACAATCATCGTCATAACATGGAAAATGACCATCACTTTCAGTGTGCAAAAGACAAGCCCACTGCCTCTCCCTCAGGTTTCTCCAAGAAGTCAAACGGAAGCAAAACAAAAGATATGGCTTCTGTGGCTTGCGGACCGTGTGTTGAGAAAAGAGAGGGTGGGAAAAGGTACAAGGACAAGAGTAGCAACTGTCCATCATTTCAGGCATGTAATGTGGACAATGGCATGAGTGTTGGGACCCAGACGGAGCAATCCGAATCTAGGAAAGTAAAAGATTTCCCAAGGTCACAACAAATATGGAGAGAGGCCACCATTCAAACACTCAGATGAAGACTCGGAGATTGTCAGCGATGATATCAGCGATATCTTTCGCTTTCTCGATGACATGAGCGTGTGTGGCTCTCTTGGAGTTGTGCAGTCATCGTGCTACAACAGCAACGGCTCACTGTCTCAGGTGACGAAATCAGATGGGGACAGCTCACCTGAACACAACACTGTCAAGTTGGGCAAAACCAGCATCAAACTTGACCGCCTCTTCCAGTCACTGGAGAACTCTGATGATGAGCTCAAAGAGAGCGTTTGCAAACTGGTACTCAGGATTGGTGAGATTGAGAAGAAGCTTGAGTCTCTTTCAGGGGTGCGAGGGGAGATCTCTCAGGTCCTCTCAAAGCTTACTAAGCTGGATGAGAAGATTCAAGAACCGGAGGCTAATGGGAAATCGAGTGACAATGGTATGGTGGAGCAGATTAAGACTGACGCAAACCTCTCACCTCACGTTTTTCAGTGTCACACCACTGGACACAACATCAAGGTGGAAAAAAGCCCTGAATGGTGCTGTCCGGAGGCTGATGGGAGTGATAGCTTGAGGGTAAAAGCCTTAAAGAAAAGCATATTCACACGCAGGTCGTCCAGGTCGCTAACTGAGGAGAACAGCGCCACTGAGTCCAAAGTGGCCAGCATCACCAACTCTCCTCGAGACTGGAGGACTGTTTCTTACTCCAGTCACACAGGGGAAGAAGGGAAAGAAAGAGAACGGCATTGTGAAGGCAAGGACAGACATCGGAAACCAAGAGAGGTAACAAACCTGAGTACTTTTTTGTCTTTCCTGTGTGTTGAATTTGCTGTTGCTAGTGTTATAACTCAGATTCTGTGTTGCATTGTCATTGTGTTGACCCGCTGAATCGCTTGATCACTTAAAGGGGTCATttattgagaaatcaactttttagtcagcctttgatatataaaagttcttCGTGATTAGACGTGCCGATTTTCGGATATTGTTATCATGGTCACCTCAAAATACCGTAAATAATAATTGATTAACAATTATTACAAATTTTTATAATGTACTTAAGAATACTTTggccatcaaccgtataaaagGCTCAACACAGCTGTATTCTGCCTAGTCAAAGGGACACGCTCCGCTGTAAACAAGGCCAACGTGcatttgcacatgactgaacgaATGAAGGAGACACTTTCTGACAGCAGAGGCCGCTGATGGAATTTCAGAATGCAGCGGTTGACTGGAAAGCCCGCAAACAAACCAACTGCTAGTGAAGTTTTTTAAATGCTCCAAACAACCATTaatttttgtaatctcaatgctgttcatcacatcaccaaatacttaatacttaaagacttaataggctatttattttcaaactcaaACAATTCTatattttaatctggactacatgCCCTAATGGTTACAAATTCTCGGATAATttattattgttcagtaaaaatTTTAAACATACGGCTTCaatattaccaaactgacaaagaaaaatacttataaagaatgaattattctaagtaatgttaatgtcttagttacttttaataacattactaaaatcaaaataacttatttaatggacctaagtcaaaactaacaatgatcagttgtatttcttaactaacattaacaaaaacaatactttctgtaacaaatgtagctattgctaaatcttagttaatgcattttataatgagaccttattgtaatgttTTACCTGGTGTTACCTGTTTTgtaacttatttcaatatcgtgataatcccgtataccgtgataaagggttcagcaattaatcgcaacatgaaaaattgataccggcacatgcctaatcgtgatataagaatatcctgtacactgtaaaaaaaaaaaaaaaaaaaaaaaaaaagtttgttttttgttggtttaactcaaaaaagtaagtaacctggttgccttcattttgagtttattgaaataaaaaaattgagttgatacaatgaaaggaaatttgtttaataaatagaaactcaaaatattattgtatctgaaccacataaaaaatgtgataaatcatgaaaatagcactatttggcatgtttcactgcgtcatcagaaataaagcacacacaattaccaatatacttacaaaatcttttaataatattttaataaaagttgtcaaatctaaaaaaaaaaaatcattgtattaacaaaattttaaggcaaccaggtaactttttttctaaataattttttacagtgtacgtttcggagctgaaaacgtccttatTAGTCTAAGCAAAGGTTTTATTGACAAAAGTCTCAGCAAACGCTCGATCTCAGAATGTGCCAACCTGTGATGTCAGTGAGTGGTGAAACACCGCCTCAACAGAAAAAGCACGAttgattctgtagccccgcccaccgacttgtGGAGCTAaatgctgtcacaggctggggaattctttatttgaggtatCGTTGGTTCATTGCGTGATCAGACTCTGACATGAATTGGCCAGGGTCCGCATTGCCTAACCTTCAGCCCACTTTTGCATTTTCCAGATGGGCTATCAAAACgtaagcccgtcggcaggccggtgaatctaaaatagtgaaataacattcctttcaaGATGTgcattgttcactctcttgacttgatatttgaaggaaaaatacTATTGTGGAAGTTTTGATCATGCTGATTTGTTTGACTCTGCAGTGAGGCttgtgcgtgtctgtgtgtgtgtgttagtgatgCACAGTTTGTGCTATATCAACCGATTGGGCGGGCCAAGtaacaaaaaataacattccaatgaATTGCGGATGGATGAGAGATTAATCATTGCGTTTGTTTGATCAAGAGACATTGCGAGCACTGTGGGTGAAtcatcattccggttgccgttttcccacactttcaaaacaatctggAGCCGTACGTAGCTCATTATGATATGCAAAGCTTATCCAATCATAGCcatgggtgtttacttccaagtcttcagtgtggCACGCCCATAAAAAAGGGGCTCAAAACCAGGggagaaaatagcctattaaataatgatgtttttgaacattaaaaccatgcaaacatcataagttgacctcagacaacagtataaaaaataaaacaagccaGTTAACGACTCCTTTAATCAGACTGATTGGCAAAACAGATGAATGAGATCTTAAGAGTCTAAATCAGAATTGGCAAGACAACT includes these proteins:
- the minar1 gene encoding LOW QUALITY PROTEIN: major intrinsically disordered Notch2-binding receptor 1 (The sequence of the model RefSeq protein was modified relative to this genomic sequence to represent the inferred CDS: inserted 3 bases in 2 codons) — translated: MDAMPEYSLFLVRILEELDTKYSTVSYQDLCKSLCARFDLVHLAKLRSLLFYTACLDPAFPATLFKDKMRCSVEDQQSKKLMVAADIVTMFNLIQMNGGMAKDKLPMGQRPRFHKNQSFESCRSDTEVYKFNDNDRAYNLLDTRGHHISRKSPCPKSDCNNCQQFIPTSDPNFLLGVTKDLKCRAASLDKLQHLPQYASVSPXPCEMQSTYFPMDIDSESTTDQDSLHINPGIKDGFVSSGEPFTVHSCVQKRNIFKEDFHNLVAFSPHVITKECRANPKAGGDYRHRRELNKPPTFFNHSFELPYSNPYFEPVSSPIQNKGRVKHESLDDLQASTYFGPTTVSECVSSRRTSSKHRKQPAWPVKSLSLNTEEGPDLDRSFLNSKVAMDNHRHNMENDHHFQCAKDKPTASPSGFSKKSNGSKTKDMASVACGPCVEKREGGKRYKDKSSNCPSFQACNVDNGMSVGTQTEQSESRKVKDXSQGHNKYGERPPFKHSDEDSEIVSDDISDIFRFLDDMSVCGSLGVVQSSCYNSNGSLSQVTKSDGDSSPEHNTVKLGKTSIKLDRLFQSLENSDDELKESVCKLVLRIGEIEKKLESLSGVRGEISQVLSKLTKLDEKIQEPEANGKSSDNGMVEQIKTDANLSPHVFQCHTTGHNIKVEKSPEWCCPEADGSDSLRVKALKKSIFTRRSSRSLTEENSATESKVASITNSPRDWRTVSYSSHTGEEGKERERHCEGKDRHRKPRETDRQYEAHQAHRSSKPPKDSYLVEQVFSPHHFPPSVKSHVKGSPLYTDLRLTGLADAKRSQPSWTIEEYKRNSGDKNKLSALDLQVQESLNPNNLEYWMEDIYTPGYDSLLKRKEAEFRRAKACKIGALIAAAACTVILVIVVPICTMKS